A single window of Dendropsophus ebraccatus isolate aDenEbr1 chromosome 5, aDenEbr1.pat, whole genome shotgun sequence DNA harbors:
- the NFE2 gene encoding transcription factor NF-E2 45 kDa subunit, translating into MGEQCAYRVMDLTWQEICSLAELQGLDVHPDSTYNVESGYQAPMMPMPGCSFGGFPKDAILPTSNNNMPICNRSYIDCQAQNAATISMTSGYSTTSYTGMLISSSISQMGAINHYPSKHMPPSAMSATGDQVIMPEPYLGNVNSLNFPTKNHEDFESDSGLSLNFSDGESIEIENIDSHRLSSEYMEIIPHHAYPNQYPLAQNATQPVMENMCETQTYYASQAQDLVCSRDERRAVAMQIPFPTDRIVNLPVEDFNELLSRYTLTESQLALVRDIRRRGKNKVAAQNCRKRKMENIAILEKEIGHLRLEREGLRRERKEVESIIYELKNNMKVLQQEVYSILKNQNSHHYPEDIFLHQTSNSNVAFSLE; encoded by the exons ATGGGAGAACAGTGTGCCTACAGAGTCATGGATCTTACTTGGCAAGAGATCTGCTCCCTTGCCGAATTGCAG GGCCTGGATGTACACCCAGATTCCACATATAATGTTGAGAGTGGATATCAAGCACCAATGATGCCTATGCCAGGTTGCAGTTTTGGAGGTTTCCCAAAAGATGCCATTTTACCAACGTCAAACAATAATATGCCAATCTGCAATCGATCTTACATAGACTGTCAAGCACAGAATGCAGCAACCATCTCTATGACTTCTGGATATAGTACAACATCATACACTGGAATGTTAATCTCATCAAGTATTTCTCAGATGGGGGCAATAAATCACTATCCATCAAAGCACATGCCACCTAGTGCCATGAGTGCCACAGGAGATCAGGTCATCATGCCTGAACCATATCTGGGCAATGTTAATTCTCTAAACTTTCCCACCAAAAACCATGAGGATTTTGAATCTGATTCAGGTTTGTCTTTAAATTTTAGCGATGGGGAATCGATAGAAATAGAGAATATAGATAGCCACAGGCTTAGCTCAGAATACATGGAAATAATTCCACATCATGCCTACCCAAACCAATATCCTTTGGCACAAAACGCCACACAACCTGTTATGGAAAACATGTGTGAAACTCAGACTTACTACGCATCACAGGCTCAAGACCTTGTctgcagtagggatgagcgaagggCAGTCGCAATGCAGATCCCATTCCCCACAGACAGGATAGTCAATCTTCCTGTAGAGGATTTTAATGAACTTCTGTCTCGCTATACATTGACTGAATCTCAGCTGGCATTGGTCAGGGACATCCGCAGACGTGGCAAGAATAAAGTAGCTGCCCAGAACTGCCGCAAGCGCAAGATGGAGAACATTGCCATCTTGGAAAAAGAAATTGGGCATCTCAGGTTAGAACGTGAAGGATTACGTAGGGAACGAAAGGAGGTGGAAAGTATCATTTATGAACTAAAAAACAACATGAAGGTACTTCAGCAAGAAGTCTATAGTATTTTAAAAAACCAGAACAGCCATCACTATCCTGAAGACATTTTTCTCCATCAGACATCAAATAGTAATGTTGCTTTCTCGTTGGAATAG